Proteins co-encoded in one Drosophila gunungcola strain Sukarami unplaced genomic scaffold, Dgunungcola_SK_2 000162F, whole genome shotgun sequence genomic window:
- the LOC128265828 gene encoding uncharacterized protein LOC128265828 encodes MELSFKFHISFGLCLSSKCQHQLCPKIPRDAHALCPLHDQVGGLGPRPSKNRCCRQSLGDTVVERNGSMSEQPDNNTYEQECQRAELLGLQPPDPQEFERKRQARLEHEMAEQEAAEAVLLEQQDESLGNVGGKLGELNSILSSTQQKLNRFKQTACGSLTNIFARGSSGSVDLSAGVGGSGAPIMAGQEERSPPVQDQPLAKPPPTAEEVRAAKAAKQKRMDSQLDKLDALINQADNAQISMSEQTQQMRRLAK; translated from the exons ATGGAACTATCTTTCAAGTTTCACATTAGTTTTGGTTTATGTTTAAGTTCCAAGTGCCAGCATCAGCTGTGCCCCAAAATACCCCGAGATGCGCATGCGTTGTGCCCACTCCATGACCAAGTGGGCGGATTGGGGCCACGACCATCAAAAAATCGATGCTGTCGCCAGTCGTTGGGCGACACAGTGGTTGAAAGGAACGGAAGCATGTCGGAGCAGCCGGACAACAACACCTACGAGCAGGAGTGCCAGCGGGCGGAGCTGCTGGGCCTCCAGCCGCCGGATCCCCAAGAGTTCGAGCGTAAGCGGCAGGCGAGATTGGAGCACGAGATGGCCGAACAGGAGGCCGCCGAGGCGGTG CTGCTAGAGCAACAGGACGAGAGCCTGGGCAATGTGGGCGGCAAGCTGGGCGAGCTCAACAGCATCCTGTCCAGCACGCAGCAGAAGCTGAATCGCTTCAAGCAGACGGCCTGTGGCAGTCTGACCAACATATTTGCTCGGGGCAGCTCGGGTTCGGTGGATCTGTCGGCGGGAGTGGGCGGATCGGGAGCACCGATAATGGCCGGCCAGGAGGAGCGCAGTCCGCCGGTCCAGGATCAGCCGCTGGCCAAGCCACCGCCCACGGCCGAGGAGGTGAGGGCCGCCAAGGCGGCCAAGCAGAAGCGCATGGACTCGCAGCTGGACAAGTTGGATGCGCTGATCAACCAGGCGGACAATGCCCAGATCTCCATGAGCGAGCAGACGCAGCAGATGCGCCGCCTGGCCAAGTGA
- the LOC128265826 gene encoding LOW QUALITY PROTEIN: uncharacterized protein LOC128265826 (The sequence of the model RefSeq protein was modified relative to this genomic sequence to represent the inferred CDS: deleted 1 base in 1 codon) produces MPITGLCIELRPNLRSGVAFLRFDHQISQSQETRLVIRDHNVYISERPQRPENQEDPEDSSSDSDSEDSDDLLLIRHDHFGMDIGCLSTFLVSGSHISFRFNYNQIDLAAVDGGSVEVPLAPLLLSCRDDEAMSINCRDCRAELVEARAYRRLREFPSCVVDPSEFFCHSHQGHGCKTTQPPSLVPGEADLFYGLNYVVISLNAGNPHILTREDHLYCQRCMRFLGQTMFNGAAARLWADAVRWLPAGARQPAPERHFFQSSTLTQLVKRLLHSLWPQPLPQLCLSTSRALLVTSLPSRRHQYMFLHVVESQLRVLRRIRPDSNRLRCYRTCKLYYGIFGADPPPLLLEKWQAQQTLPQMEISPDMFLALQQRLELNGQLIPHAWRVNSAEEQLQLSYFFYEDEEQPEGVSVTLDVYLEQLSQLAGDDKQKEQDQYETDAGHASESDDEHSDSETDSKAAGAVLPFGKRTLPKRCPTPPRSCPNMCTSISSVSSEDK; encoded by the exons ATGCCCATCACCGGGCTGTGCATCGAGCTGCGTCCCAACCTGCGCAGTGGCGTCGCCTTCCTGCGATTCGACCACCAGATCTCGCAGAGCCAAGAAACGCGCCTTGTCATCCGGGACCACAATGTTTACATTAGCGAGAGGCCGCAGAGGCCGGAGAATCAGGAGGATCCGGAGGATTCCAGTTCGGACAGCGACAGCGAGGACTCCGACGATCTGCTGCTCATCCGGCACGACCACTTCGGCATGGACATCGGCTGCCTGTCCACATTCCTGGTCAGCGGCAGCCACATAAGCTTCCGCTTCAACTACAACCAGATCGATTTGGCCGCCGTGGATGGTGGCTCGGTGGAGGTGCCCCTGGCGCCGCTGCTCCTCTCCTGCCGCGACGACGAGGCCATGTCCATCAACTGCCGCGACTGTCGGGCGGAACTGGTGGAGGCCAGGGCCTATCGCCGGCTGAGGGAGTTTCCCAGCTGCGTGGTGGATCCCAGCGAGTTCTTCTGCCACAGTCACCAGGGACACGGATGCAAGACGACCCAACCGCCCAGCCTGGTGCCCGGCGAGGCAGACCTCTTCTACGGACTGAACTATGTGGTCATCAGCTTGAACGCAGGCAATCCGCACATCCTGACTCGCGAGGATCACCTGTACTGCCAGCGCTGCATGCGTTTCCTGGGCCAGACCATGTTCAACGGCGCCGCCGCTCGCCTCTGGGCGGATGCAGTGCGCTGGCTGCCCGCTGGAGCG CGCCAGCCCGCCCCCGAGCGTCACTTCTTCCAGAGCTCCACGCTGACGCAGCTGGTCAAGCGGCTGCTCCACTCGCTGTGGCCACAGCCGCTGCCGCAGCTCTGCTTGAGCACCAGTCGCGCGCTGCTGGTCACCTCGCTGCCCAGCCGGCGGCACCAGTACATGTTCCTGCACGTGGTGGAGTCGCAGCTGCGGGTGCTGCGTCGCATCCGTCCGGATTCGAACCGGCTGCGCTGCTACCGCACCTGCAAGCTGTACTACGGCATCTTTGGAGCCGatccgccgccgctgctgctggagaAGTGGCAGGCCCAGCAGACGCTGCCCCAAATGGAGATCTCGCCAGACATGTTCCTCGCGCTGCAGCAGCGGCTCGAGCTGAACGGTCAGTTGATTCCGCACGCCTGGCGCGTCAACTCTgcggaggagcagctgcagttGTCGTACTTCTTCTacgaggacgaggagcagcCCGAGGGCGTGTCCGTCACCCTGGATGTCTATCTGGAGCAGCTGAGCCAGCTGGCGGGCGACGATAAGCAGAAGGAGCAGGATCAGTACGAAACGGATGCGGGACATGCCAGCGAGAGCGACGACGAGCACTCGGATTCGGAGACGGACTCCAAAGCGGCGGGGGCGGTGCTCCCGTTCGGCAAGCGGACCCTCCCCAAACGCTGCCCCACGCCGCCGCGCTCCTGCCCCAACATGTGCACCTCCATTTCGTCCGTCTCCTCGGAGGACAAGTAG